DNA from Acidobacteriota bacterium:
AACGGCGAAGAGGTCTTGCGAGACGCTCGGGAGAGACTCCAGCCGGACCGTCGACGTGTGGCCCTGATGTTCCAGGACGCGACGGGTTCCCTGAGTCCGCGGATGAATGTGCGGTCGCAGTTGCTGGAGCCGTTTGAGATCCACTCCATGGATAAGGGCGACCGGGACCAACGGGTGAATCGGTTACTGGACGCGGTGGGCCTCAGTGAGCGATTGGCCGACGCGTACCCTCACGAATTGTCCGGTGGGCAGGCCAGACGGGTCGGCATCGCCCGGGCGCTGGCGTTGGAACCTGATCTGATCATCGCCGACGAACCGACCGCAGGTCTGGATGTCAGTATCCAGGGCGGCGTTCTGAATCTACTCTCCAGCCTGCAGGAGCGGATGGGGTTGTCGATGATGATCGTCACGCACAATCTGAACATCGTGCGTCATGTCGCTGACCGGATGGCGATCATGTATCTGGGTCGTTTCGTAGAGCAGGGTCCTTCCGCCGAACTTCTGGACCAACCGCGACATCCCTACACTCGAGCACTCCTATCGGCCAACCCGAGCCCCGACCCCGACGCGGTCGGTGAGCGACTCGAGTTGGCCGGAGAAGTACCGAGCCTTCTTGCACGACCCAACGGATGCGAATTCCACACACGTTGTCCCATCGTCCAGTCGGACTGCCGCGAAACCGCCCCGACGGTCCGGCAGACCGGCGATGGTCATCGCTTCAGCTGTCATCACCCCATGACCGACAGCCCGTTACTGGACGATTAGCGGAACCTGGATAACCAGTGCTCCATCGTCTTGCCCGCAGCTTCTCGGCCCCCCAGACCAAACGACAACGCCACGGCGACGGCGATCGATCCCAACGTCAGCGCGAAAGCCAGGTTCACGATGTCGTCGGCGATCCCCATGGCACGCAGCCCCATGGCGAAGACGATGCCAAGGATGGCGAATCGGGCCAACCCGGCCATGAAGCCGGCGTTGGCTCGCTGCATTCGTGAGATCGCACCGTGGGCGATGTTGGAAAGCCAGAGACCGATGGTGATGATCGCCACGCCGAGGAGCACTTCACTGCCGAACTCGATGAACATCGCGACGAGATCAGATACGGCAGTGAAGCCGAGCATCGTTGCCGACTCGACGACGGCAAACAACATGAAGAAGAAGACCACCACCCGTCCGGCGATGCGACTGGCCGGATTCGACTCCGGGAACAGGTTCCCAAGCCCGATCGCACCGGGAAGCCTGTCGAAGCCTACTCCCGCAAGAAGACTGGTTATCAGTGAACCAATCAGACGAGAGACGAAAAACGCGATCCCAAGAATGATCGCGGCACCGAACAGGTTGGGAATCGCCGACATGAACGTTCCCAGCATCTCCGTCGCGGGACGAGAGATGGCCTCGATCTTCAGCGCGTTGAGCGCCGCGATCAGGGCCGGAACGAACACGAAGATGAAGACGATCAACCCACAGAGCCGCGAGAGGGTCATGGACCCCGACAGGCCGGCGCTCGCACCGAGCTTATCGACGCCGACGGCCGCCAGTAGATTGGTCATCAGGCTACGCAGCAGCTTGGCGACGAACCAACCCACGACACCGAGGACGGCCGCAGCAATGATGTTGGGAACCATCAACAACATCTTGTCGAGCATGCTCTGGATCGGTTCCAGCAGTCCGCCCAGCGCCAGTGTCCCGAGTATTGCAGGCAGGAAGAGCAGCAGGACCAACCCGTAGAGGACGTTGCCGATATTCGCGCTCATCGGGCGCATGCCGGCTTCGTCGCTGAGCTTCTCATCGAGTTTCGTCGAAGCGAGGGCGGTCGTCGCCAGCCGACGAAGTATCGTCGCGATGATCCACGCGACGACGATCAGGACGCCGGCCGCGATGAGGTTGGGAAGGAAATCGATGATCTTCCCTGCGAGGGACTGCAACGGCTCAGAAACGAGCGTGAGTTGTAACGTATTAAAGAACGCGGCCATCGTCATCAGGATGACGATATAGAACGCGCCGGACGCCACACCGTTCTGGATTTCCAATTCGTTGCCGGTCTGGCTCTTGACCCGTTCATTGATCTTGAGCATTCCGAGTCCGCGTCGGATGATCGCGCGGATCACGACGGCCACCAGCCAGCCGCCAACGAGGATCGCCAGAGCGGCGAGGATCCGCGGAAGCGAGTCCCCCAGCGTTCCGATGAGAGACTGCCACAGATCGGTCATGTACTCGTTCATGATCTACCTCCTGCCCCTAGGATGGACCGAAAGAGGCCCAATTCGAACAGGGTTCTTACAAAAAATTGCAATTTTCGGGATTCGGGTTTCAAGAACGTGATCCCGACCGACAGCCAGTGACACTCTAAAAAACTAAAGCAACGAATTGGTTGCACTGTCGGCTCAGGCTCCTCAAGTTTGGTACCGAGGAGATCTCCAGTGGGTACGAGTCGGAGCGGTTCGATGAGCCGTGTAGATATGTTGATGGCGACGCTTGATGCGACGGCCGACGGGATTCTTGTCGTCGATTCCGACGGCAATTTCGTCACATCCAACCGAGTCTTTCACGAGATGTGGAGGATCCCCCGGCACGTTCTGACTCCGGGTGAGGAGAAGGTCGTCTCGAAGTTCGCCCTCAAGCAGCTCAAGGACCCTCAGGCTCTGATCGATCACGTGAACTCCGTCACGGAGACCGCCCCACCCCGCTCATCCCACGTCGTCGAGTTCCTGGACGGGCGGGCCTTCGAGTGTGTCTCGATGCCGCAGATCATCGAGGGCGAGACCGTCGGTCGGGTCTGGAGCGTTCGGGACATCAGCGATCGCTACCGGGCCGACCGCGATATCCGCCACAACGCCTACCACGACTCTCTCACCGGACTCCCGAATCGGGCCCTGTTCAGGGATCGACTGGCCCAGGAAGTGGGTCGTGCACGTCGCGCGGAGACCAGCACGGCGATCCTCCTCCTGGACCTCGATCGATTCAAGACCATCAACGACACCCTCGGTCATGCCGCCGGTGACGAACTCCTCGTCGAGGTGGCGAAGCGATTGAACTCGCGAAAGCGAGAAGGGGACACGGTCGCTCGACTCGGTGGCGACGAGTTCGTCCTCATCGCCTCGGAGTTACGACACAAGGAAGACGCAGCCGTGATCGCGGAGCAACTCCTGGAGATCCTCCGTCCACCGATCTTGATCGAGGAATACGATCTCCACATCTCGGCCAGTATCGGGATCGCGATCTTTCCCCACGATGGTAAGGATGGCGCATCGCTGATGAAGAGCGCGGATATGGCGCTCTATCGAGCCAAGGAACTGGGCCGCGACAACTACCAGATCTTCGAGCCAAAACTGAATCAGCGCGCCATGGAGCGATTGGTTCTGGAGCGCGATCTTCGCCTGGCGATCAAGAATCACGAGTTCGTCGTCTACTACCAGCCTCAGTTCGATCTCCAGAGCGGCAAGCTGGTCGGCGTCGAGGCGCTGGTCCGCTGGCGCACCGGGGATGAGGTCATCTCGCCCCTCAAGTTCATTCCCATCGCCGAGGAGTGTGGCCTGATCGTTCCTCTCGGAAGATGGGTCATGAAGGAAGCCGTCCGACAATGCGCGGAATTCAACCGCCGCGCCGGTGTGCCGATACGGATCTGTGTCAACGTCTCGGCACTTCAGATTCAGCGTCCCGACTTCGCCAACGAAGTCTCGATGATCCTGCAGGAAGCGCGTCTTCCTCCGGAACAGCTCGTCATCGAGTTGACGGAGAGTGCGTTGATGGCGAATCCGGAGCAGGGCTCGTATTCCATGGCGCAGCTGCAACAGATGGGCATCGGCATCGCCATGGACGATTTCGGGACCGGGCATTCCTCACTGACTCACGTTTCCGTCCTGCCGATTTCGCTGATCAAGATCGATCAGTCGTTCGTCCAGAACTGCGCCAACCGCAAGACCGACGCTTCTATCCTGAACGCCATCGTCACCATGGGTCACGCCCTCGGCCTGCATGTCCTGGCGGAGGGCGTCGAGACCGAAGAGCAGGCAACGCTGCTGCGCGACCTGGGCTGTGATGAGGTCCAGGGGTTCCTCTACGGTCGACCCATGCCACCGGACGATCTGGTCTCGTTGATTCTCAGGCAGGCTCTTTCCGCGTAGCGTCTCTGGAAAGAGTAGAATCACGCCCCATGAGACATCTGTTGCTCGTTCTCCTGGCGGCCCTGTTCGTCGTCCCGATCGCGGCCGCCGCCGAGAAAAAAGAGCTTGGCAACAAGGGCAGGAAGTACATCTTCTGGGGCTTCAATCGCGGCTATAACTCCGACGCCGATCTCACCGTTCGTTCTCCGGACGGGACGTTTACGATTCACGATGCTCGCGGCGAAGATCGTCCCTCGCAGGATGTCTCCTCGTACTTCTCGACCACCGCCCAGTACAACGTTCGATTCGGTTGGTTCGTCTCGGACCGCTGGGCCATCGAGGTCGGCACCGATCACATGAAGTGGGTCTTCGACAACTCTCGGAGCTACGACATCACCGGGAGCTACGGTCGGCAGGTCTGGATCGATGGGACGCAGGTCGACTTCGCCACCGCTCAGGCCATGCAGGATGCCCGCTTCCTGGAAGTCGAACATTCCGATGGTTACA
Protein-coding regions in this window:
- a CDS encoding ABC transporter ATP-binding protein, producing NGEEVLRDARERLQPDRRRVALMFQDATGSLSPRMNVRSQLLEPFEIHSMDKGDRDQRVNRLLDAVGLSERLADAYPHELSGGQARRVGIARALALEPDLIIADEPTAGLDVSIQGGVLNLLSSLQERMGLSMMIVTHNLNIVRHVADRMAIMYLGRFVEQGPSAELLDQPRHPYTRALLSANPSPDPDAVGERLELAGEVPSLLARPNGCEFHTRCPIVQSDCRETAPTVRQTGDGHRFSCHHPMTDSPLLDD
- a CDS encoding mechanosensitive ion channel, producing the protein MNEYMTDLWQSLIGTLGDSLPRILAALAILVGGWLVAVVIRAIIRRGLGMLKINERVKSQTGNELEIQNGVASGAFYIVILMTMAAFFNTLQLTLVSEPLQSLAGKIIDFLPNLIAAGVLIVVAWIIATILRRLATTALASTKLDEKLSDEAGMRPMSANIGNVLYGLVLLLFLPAILGTLALGGLLEPIQSMLDKMLLMVPNIIAAAVLGVVGWFVAKLLRSLMTNLLAAVGVDKLGASAGLSGSMTLSRLCGLIVFIFVFVPALIAALNALKIEAISRPATEMLGTFMSAIPNLFGAAIILGIAFFVSRLIGSLITSLLAGVGFDRLPGAIGLGNLFPESNPASRIAGRVVVFFFMLFAVVESATMLGFTAVSDLVAMFIEFGSEVLLGVAIITIGLWLSNIAHGAISRMQRANAGFMAGLARFAILGIVFAMGLRAMGIADDIVNLAFALTLGSIAVAVALSFGLGGREAAGKTMEHWLSRFR
- a CDS encoding EAL domain-containing protein; this translates as MSRVDMLMATLDATADGILVVDSDGNFVTSNRVFHEMWRIPRHVLTPGEEKVVSKFALKQLKDPQALIDHVNSVTETAPPRSSHVVEFLDGRAFECVSMPQIIEGETVGRVWSVRDISDRYRADRDIRHNAYHDSLTGLPNRALFRDRLAQEVGRARRAETSTAILLLDLDRFKTINDTLGHAAGDELLVEVAKRLNSRKREGDTVARLGGDEFVLIASELRHKEDAAVIAEQLLEILRPPILIEEYDLHISASIGIAIFPHDGKDGASLMKSADMALYRAKELGRDNYQIFEPKLNQRAMERLVLERDLRLAIKNHEFVVYYQPQFDLQSGKLVGVEALVRWRTGDEVISPLKFIPIAEECGLIVPLGRWVMKEAVRQCAEFNRRAGVPIRICVNVSALQIQRPDFANEVSMILQEARLPPEQLVIELTESALMANPEQGSYSMAQLQQMGIGIAMDDFGTGHSSLTHVSVLPISLIKIDQSFVQNCANRKTDASILNAIVTMGHALGLHVLAEGVETEEQATLLRDLGCDEVQGFLYGRPMPPDDLVSLILRQALSA